The DNA region aacaaaattatccaGGTAAGGATGGAATGTTGTGTTCATATACTTCATAAACACAACTGGGGAATTAGAAACTCCTAACGGAATAACTGCGTATTCATGGTGATCATACTGAGTTATAAAAGCAGTCTTCAAGATATCTTCATATTTATCCTTATGCACAACCTTCCCACATTTGTAATTGTCACCATAGTACACTCTAAAATACTATGACCAAGAACACCACATTTGAAGCACTTGATTGGATTGGTAGCACCTCCCCCACTTTGACTCTTCCCACCATTATTCCTCTGTTGGAACATTTGTTTACCTTTACCATCAGAAACAACATAAGGCTTCCGACGATTCTGATTACCATTTATCTTGTCACTGACACTTCTGTAATAGGAGGATCTAGCATGATTGTCTTCATCATAGATTCGACACTTGTTAACCAGCACGGAGAACTGGAGGATTTCCTGATATCCAATGAATTGCTTAATCTCTGGGCGCAGTCCATTCTCAAACTTGGTACACTTAGACATTTCAGCCTCTGCGTCATTATAGTAAGGGAAGAACCTGGACAATTCCTTTAACTTGGCAGTATAGTCTACAACAGTCATATTTCCTTGCTTAAGTTCAAGGAATTTCACCTCTTTCTTGCCACGCACATCAGCCGAGAAATATTTTTCCAAGAATGCTCCTCTAAAAACAGTCCAAATAATCATGGTACCATTAGCCTCAAACCTCTGTCTAGCATTATTCCAGCAATATTCTGCTTC from Lathyrus oleraceus cultivar Zhongwan6 chromosome 1, CAAS_Psat_ZW6_1.0, whole genome shotgun sequence includes:
- the LOC127109196 gene encoding uncharacterized protein LOC127109196, producing the protein MACVDALKIIYGAYMLSEEAEYCWNNARQRFEANGTMIIWTVFRGAFLEKYFSADVRGKKEVKFLELKQGNMTVVDYTAKLKELSRFFPYYNDAEAEMSKCTKFENGLRPEIKQFIGYQEILQFSVLVNKCRIYDEDNHARSSYYRSVSDKINGNQNRRKPYVVSDGKGKQMFQQRNNGGKSQSGGGATNPIKCFKCGVLGHSILECTMVTITNVGRLCIRINMKIS